A single genomic interval of Brevibacillus brevis harbors:
- a CDS encoding response regulator transcription factor produces MKDHILIVDDNLEIIELLEDILENEGFTVSSAESGEDALSLLSQGDRPNLILLDIMMPNMSGYELCSQIRREWDLPILFLSAKGKAVDKVVGFEIGADDYITKPFDTEELLARIRAHLRRYERIRKHTEEQPEKETASSPITVLKFKDLEIHKETYSVYVCNQKIELSTKEFQLLTFLAENAGIVFTREQIYDRVWGYGYGSLNTVTVHIKNLREKLETERQFIKTQWGTGYVFIGEKL; encoded by the coding sequence GTGAAAGATCACATTTTAATTGTCGATGACAATCTGGAGATTATTGAACTGCTAGAAGACATTTTGGAGAACGAGGGCTTCACCGTTTCCTCCGCAGAGAGCGGAGAAGATGCACTCTCCCTGCTCAGCCAAGGAGACCGACCCAACCTGATCCTTTTGGATATTATGATGCCCAACATGAGTGGCTACGAGCTCTGTTCTCAAATTCGCCGTGAGTGGGATTTGCCTATACTGTTTCTCAGTGCAAAAGGAAAAGCGGTAGATAAGGTAGTTGGCTTCGAAATCGGTGCAGACGATTACATCACGAAGCCCTTTGATACAGAAGAGCTGCTCGCTCGTATTCGTGCCCACCTGCGCCGCTATGAGCGCATTCGCAAGCATACGGAAGAGCAGCCTGAGAAGGAAACGGCCTCTTCTCCGATTACCGTTTTGAAATTCAAGGACCTAGAAATTCATAAAGAAACGTATTCCGTTTATGTATGTAATCAAAAGATTGAGCTCTCGACAAAAGAATTTCAACTGCTCACATTCCTCGCAGAAAATGCGGGCATCGTCTTTACAAGAGAGCAAATCTATGACCGCGTCTGGGGATATGGGTACGGCTCGCTCAATACAGTGACCGTCCATATCAAAAACCTCCGTGAAAAGTTGGAAACAGAGCGTCAGTTCATTAAAACACAATGGGGGACAGGCTACGTATTTATCGGGGAGAAGCTTTAA
- a CDS encoding C40 family peptidase, producing MRKVVLSLFMAGLLAMGAGAAQAAEENSLNEVVSDLYGTPYKSSGTSKKGFDCSGFTRYVFDALGVDLPHNSASQYELGTEVARKDLQPGDLVFFNTNGRSISHVGIYIGDGTFVHSESGRGVVNTKLNDPYYWSKRYVGAKRLSVPVLAKAETPKKEKAVQAASLPEKPAQK from the coding sequence TTGCGCAAGGTGGTTTTATCTTTATTTATGGCTGGATTGCTTGCTATGGGGGCAGGCGCTGCACAGGCTGCTGAGGAGAATTCTCTCAATGAAGTGGTCAGCGACTTGTACGGTACCCCTTACAAATCTTCCGGCACGTCCAAAAAGGGCTTTGACTGCTCCGGTTTCACGCGCTACGTATTTGATGCGTTAGGTGTAGACCTGCCTCACAATTCTGCTTCCCAGTACGAATTAGGTACAGAGGTAGCCAGAAAAGATTTGCAGCCAGGCGATCTCGTGTTCTTCAATACGAACGGTCGCAGCATTTCTCACGTGGGTATCTACATTGGAGACGGCACATTCGTGCACTCGGAATCTGGTCGTGGAGTCGTCAACACCAAGTTGAACGATCCATACTACTGGAGCAAGCGGTATGTAGGCGCCAAGCGTCTCAGCGTTCCTGTTCTAGCGAAAGCAGAAACTCCGAAAAAGGAAAAAGCGGTGCAAGCTGCATCGTTGCCGGAAAAACCAGCTCAAAAATAG